One window from the genome of Diospyros lotus cultivar Yz01 chromosome 11, ASM1463336v1, whole genome shotgun sequence encodes:
- the LOC127812771 gene encoding increased DNA methylation 1-like: MDGESAKEENAVDNSISSSSGGQHAHEPQGNRDNEFGSGSAIRRRPGRPRKRRDSISSRRPTRKGRNIQNKRCRLEKTEGTILSWLIDVKMVNENQTVYYMDGTSKKEIKEGAIQRDGILCACCSKVFNVLDFERHAGGELHQPYKNIVTDESTRSILSFMKEAWDRIEEAGIQTPEDIMPKRNAAAAANDDGYDDACIICADGGNLICCKLCSSTYHGDCMEVKPEDDWLCAYCVCKFCAEPCKTDDYLICCFQCERRYHWECFQEKNPEPINLNSPSTPFCEQNCKEVYRKLEKMLGVKHELSEGFSWTLLRRMDPDFGVSLSDSYQITECHSKLTIAKYLIEECFDPIIDRYTQINTVHNVVYNCKSTYNRVNFRGFYAVILEKGDEVITAATLRYKIEIII, translated from the exons ATGGATGGTGAATCAGCCAAGGAAGAAAATGCCGTTGACAACTCAATTTCAAGTAGTTCCGGCGGTCAGCATGCTCATGAACCACAAGGCAACAGGGACAATGAGTTTGGAAGTGGTTCAGCAATTCGACGAAGACCTGGCCGGCCTCGAAAGAGAAGAGATAGCATCTCTTCTCGACGTCCTACACGTAAAGGTAGGAATATACAGAACAAGAGGTGTCGCTTGGAGAAAACAGAAGGAACCATATTGTCATGGTTGATAGACGTCAAAATGGTCAATGAAAACCAGACAGTTTATTACATGGATGGAACTAGcaagaaggaaataaaagaaggGGCTATTCAACGGGACGGAATACTGTGTGCATGTTGCAGCAAGGTCTTCAATGTACTAGACTTTGAGCGTCATGCGGGTGGTGAGCTGCACCAACCTTACAAGAACATCGTCACGGATGAATCAACACGTTCCATCTTATCCTTTATGAAAGAAGCTTGGGACAGGATCGAGGAAGCTGGAATTCAGACACCAGAAGATATCATGCCCAAAAGAAATGCTGCTGCAGCTGCTAATGATGATGGATATGACGATGCTTGCATAATATGTGCGGATGGGGGAAATTTGATTTGCTGCAAACTATGTTCTTCAACTTATCATGGTGACTGCATGGAG GTGAAACCTGAAGATGATTGGTTGTGCGCTTATTGTGTCTGTAAATTTTGTGCAGAACCATGCAAAACCGACGATTATCTAATCTGTTGTTTTCAATGCGAGAGGAGAT atcactgggaatgcttccaaGAGAAGAATCCAGAACCAATCAATCTCAATAGTCCTAGCACCCCATTTTgtgaacaaaattgcaaagAG GTTTATCGGAAATTGGAGAAGATGTTGGGAGTGAAACATGAACTTAGTGAAGGATTCTCCTGGACTCTACTTCGACGAATGGATCCAGACTTTGGTGTCTCTTTAAGTGATTCTTATCAAATTACTGAGTGCCACTCCAAGCTCACAATTGCAAAGTATTTAATTGAGGAATGTTTTGATCCCATAATAGACCGCTATACCCAAATCAACACAGTTCACAATGTTGTGTATAATTGCAA GTCAACTTATAATCGGGTCAACTTTAGGGGGTTCTATGCTGTTATCCTGGAAAAGGGAGATGAAGTCATCACAGCAGCAACTTTGAggtataaaatagaaataattatctAG
- the LOC127812466 gene encoding increased DNA methylation 1-like, giving the protein MPFIGTHEKHRGKGMCRKFMAIIESALSYLEVENLVIPSSKEKVKSWKNSYGFQPISHSMKNDLRDWNALMFHDSIRLQKVLPISKGREDEQAENKERGLPDLNLEAPPSD; this is encoded by the exons ATGCCATTCATTGGAACGCATGAGAAGCATAGGGGTAAAGGAATGTGCAGAAAATTCATGGCTATAATTGAATCT GCTCTTTCCTACCTTGAAGTTGAAAACTTGGTGATTCCCTCCTCCAAGGAGAAAGTCAAGTCATGGAAAAACTCATACGGTTTTCAACCGATTAGCCACTCGATGAAAAATGATCTAAGGGATTGGAATGCCTTAATGTTTCATGATTCCATCAGATTACAGAAGGTTCTACCTATCTCTAAAG GTAGGGAAGATGAGCAGGCTGAGAACAAGGAGCGTGGACTTCCCGATTTGAACCTTGAAGCCCCCCCATCAGATTGA